Proteins encoded by one window of Arachis ipaensis cultivar K30076 chromosome B04, Araip1.1, whole genome shotgun sequence:
- the LOC107636213 gene encoding uncharacterized protein LOC107636213: MVIRKAKLMELEFAEMAEEPVKSSTNTTRTGGRVTWRPPLVGWIKCNVDAAFDKARSTGATAAIFRDHNGTLLSGINSSIVATSPLAAEALAVRAALILSRNFQMQKVIIESDNQMLIQALKSHTTIAEIQVILQDILHLVGGIPNCGFTWVPREANSLAHEVAKLTGHGTLRQNWIMHRPLSIRNILRGDQLAISRLLISSGAN; the protein is encoded by the coding sequence ATGGTGATTCGTAAAGCTAAATTAATGGAGTTAGAATTTGCAGAAATGGCAGAGGAACCAGTAAAGAGTTCAACTAATACTACAAGAACAGGCGGCAGAGTTACCTGGAGACCGCCACTGGTGGGTTGGATCAAATGCAATGTGGATGCAGCTTTTGATAAAGCTCGTTCTACGGGAGCAACTGCAGCAATATTTAGAGACCATAATGGTACCCTTCTCTCAGGAATTAACTCCTCAATAGTTGCCACTTCGCCATTAGCTGCGGAGGCATTAGCGGTTAGAGCAGCCTTAATTTTGTCACGTAATTTTCAAATGCAAAAAGTTATCATAGAATCAGACAATCAGATGCTTATTCAGGCACTAAAATCACATACAACAATTGCAGAAATTCAAGTTATTCTACAGGACATATTACATTTAGTAGGAGGCATTCCAAACTGTGGCTTTACCTGGGTGCCTAGAGAAGCGAACTCATTAGCGCATGAAGTGGCGAAGCTAACAGGTCACGGCACCCTCCGCCAGAATTGGATCATGCATAGGCCACTGTCCATCAGGAACATTCTCCGAGGGGATCAGCTTGCTATCTCCAGATTGCTAATTAGTTCAGGAGCGAATTGA